gtggcctCGGGCCCCCGGAGGCAGGACGGGCCCGGGCCCTCCGCGGAGCGGCGTGAGGACCTGAGGGAGAACTGCgggggtcccccaccccaccttcaggCGTCCACCCGCGGCCCGCCCTCCCCGAGAGATGGAGGCACCGGGCcccccctcggggctggggggcggccctggggaggcaggacaCCCTCGGCCACCCGGGAAATGCGcctcgggggctgggggtggggaccggagcccccggagctcaggagcccgggctggggaggggcacagggcgtgcctgtgggggcgggggccctggagcccaggacagaggggacctggcaggaggtcgccagggatgggaggcctgggaggccccctgggcaggctgggggtggggaccggagcccccggagctcaggagcccgggctggggaggggcacagggcgtgcctgtgggggcgggggccctggagcccaggacagaggggacctggcaggaggtcgccagggatgggaggcctgggaggccccctgggcaggctggggacCTGCCTGCGGCCGGGCGGCCAGACTTCCCCATCTGGGTCTCCCGAGAGACTGGGGGCCCTTGGCGTCAGGAGCACGGCCTCCCTGAGGGGGCAGACGGTGGACCCCCGCCCACCCCACATTGAAGGGGTGAGTGGCCCCCAAGCCAGCcctcaggcccaggaggggatggCCCCGAAATCTGGGTGcccctccctggcagccctgggaagagaACCCGGGGTGTGGCCTATCCCAAGgagaccctcctcctctccagatccctgggctcagggaggggagggcctgggcctgaggGTCTGCACTCAGGTCAGCAGAGGAGACCTTTGGCAGGCCTGCCCAGAGCCGGTCCCCTGGCTTCCTCATGGGGAGGGTCGGGGCAGCCTGGTTTTGTGGGGACACTTTGGCCTCAGGACCGCAGACAGAGGCCTGGGTCCCAGGCCCTGCCAAGGGCACTGGCAGGCCAAGGAGGGGACTGGGACTGCTGGGGACCTCCCAGAGTGCGAGCCAACCTTCCTGTGTGCactgggggcccagggctgggctggcagtctgcaccctgaggtgccccctgcttccctcctgcagGGGCTCCAAGAACTGGCAGCGCAGCAGGGGCCTTGGTGGCCGGCAGGAGGCCCTCAGGTCACAGAGTGAAGGAGGCATAGCAGGTCTGTGTCGCGGGACCTGCTGAGGTCCACGTGGTCTCTGAGCCTGGTGCCAGGGGCTCAACTCGCCCGGCCCAACACGCAGGGGCCTCCTGTGTAGCCGATCCTGATGCGGCCCGCTCTCTGCCCTGGCACGGGGCCTCTCTTGGCCCAACTGCACCCCGACCAGCCATCCCACCGCTGTCTTCAGCTTTAGCTCCACGCCCACACCATGCCCCTGAGGCACACGAGtcagctctggaagctggaagaagacccgggagaagcccagggcctggtcagTGCCCAGCTGCCAGAGGCTGAGGATGAAGACGAAGATTCATCTTCCCCCTACCCCTACCtgtgttcctcttcctcctcctccccctcctcctccccttgctcctccccttccttgtccAGCTCTGGCCTGTTCTTTGTGCCCCCAGAGGAGGGGTCTGAGACTGCCTGGAGTCCTCCCCAGAGCCCTCAGAGTGCCGGGCCCTCCCCCAGTGGCAGGGCAGCTAGTGGCTGGAGCCAGGTGGAGTTTGctggccccagtggcccagaggaGGAGATCTGGAACCCCTGGGAGGTGCCCGAATATGCGCAGCCCTATGCCCAAGGAGGAGACGCAATGCTCATGAGTGGAGCTGACCTGGTGGGCTTCCTGCTCCGCAAGTATCTCGACAAGCAGCCCACCAGCCAGGCAGAGGTGCTGGAGGTCCTCAGCCCAGATATGCAGGATGCCTGGCCCGAGATCTGGGGTCAAGCCTGTGAGTGCATGCAGCTGGTCTTTGGCGTGGAAGTGAAGGAAGTGGACCCCGTCGCACACTCCTACGTCCTGGTCACCGTCCTGGGCCTCAGCTACGATGGGATGCTGAGCGGTGAGCAGGGCCTGCCCACGACCGGactcctggtgctgctgctgggggtGATCCTCCTGGAGGGCGACTGTGCCCCCGAGCAGGAGGTGTGGGAAGCCCTGGGGGTCATAGGGGTGTTTGCCGGCAGGCAGCACGTCAtctatggggagcccagggagctccTCACCCACGTCTGGGTGCAGGAAGGCTACGTGGAGTACCGCCAGGTGGTGGGCAGCAACCCTGCTCGCTACGAGttcctgtgggggcccagggcccacgAGGAGACCAGCAAGCTACGGGTCATGGAGTATGTGCTATGGGTTAATAGCAGGTGGCCGGTTTCCTCCCTGGCCCCGTTTGATGAGGAAGAGTGGGTCTGAGCCCCAGAGGCGGCCCGGCCCTCTCCAGCCTTTGGTGGGGTCGGCAGCTTCTCCCGCGGGATGGGCACGAAGGGAGGCATcccttctgctgcttcttccccGTGGGCGCCTCTGGGTCtacctgtgtgtgtttgtgtgtttgtttgtgtgtttgtgttggaGAAGACAGACCACTGGGCTTTCTAGGGGTGCAGGGCCAGGGCGGCTTGGGGGCAGAAAGCAGGGTGAAGAGCCACTCTGGGGGCCTGTTGTCTGCCGCCACCCGGACATCGAGAGCTTGGTTAACATGAGGAGGCTCTGGCACATCGTTGCTCGGATTCGGGGGATTCATCAGCTTGGGAGGCTACGTGTGCCACTGACATTCCGCCCGCCAGGACCGCtgcagccgcccccccccccagacgaACTTCTGTACATCCCCCAGTTCAACAGTTAAGAGTTTCATCCTGTCCTGAAAACCAGCTGGCCAAGTCCACCTTCGTCCCTGTGTGGGTTCCACCCGGATCCTCATCCCAGGCAGGGCACTGGGACAGAAATAGTTTGGGAAGCAGCAAGGACGGAGGGGTCAAAGGACCGGGTCGGGTCGTGCagccaataaaaaggaaaagtcttttGTTCTGGCTTCCTGTGCCTCCTGGCCCGTTCATTCTGCAAGGGCCCAAGGAACCCGGACCCGTGTACTCCGTCATGGGCAGGGGCTGGTGGAAAGGACGAGAAAGGGCCCGCGGGAGGCCATGGGAGCACTGCTGGCGGCTCCCTCATGGCCACACAGggctgagctctgctccctgcaaggCCCTGTGTGTGAGCAGTGAGGACACGAGGGGCCCGGGGCCACGCCGCCTTCGGGGAGTGTAGAAGCCGCCTgcagggaggtggcaggtgtGCCCTGAGGCCTGGGCCAGCCCCAAGGGGCGGAAGGGCGAGGGGGGCGGCGGCCCCAGGGCAGGCTCTGCAggggccagggccccggggcccggggggctCTGTGAGCAGGGCGACTCCTCGTGTGCAGCTGAGGAGCGAGCAGCGGGTGGGGGACGGAGGCCGGTCTCCACTCTGCCTCCAGGTCGGGAAGCGGGGACCTGAGTCTTGTGGGGGGTGGGACGCGCGCAGACTGCCTGGCGACGGGTGGGGGTGGGCCCAGGCCGGCCATAGTCCCGGGAGGAACCCCGGGAGGTCGGGTGGGGGGCCTGACCTCCCAGCCTGAAGGAGAGCCCCGCCcgcctgctccccagccccccagcccggAGCCCATCTCCGCTGGACCCACCTGCTTTGAGCAATGGGGACCCCTGGCATCGGGTCCGGATGACACGTGGGCCACGTCCGCCTCGGAGGTCTGAGAGAGCGGAGGGCCTCGCGTGGGGGTCGGATTGGGGTCCCCGCCGAGCGAAGGCGGGCAGGCCCGGGCTGGTGGCAGCCAGGGGAGCAGGTAGTGCCCGGAGTGGGCCCGGAGGGCGGCTGGAGGGGGCCTGTCGGGAATCCTGAGAATCCACGCGGGGGaaggcggggccggggcctggagCTGAGGGCTGCCCAGAGGGAGGACAGGCCCGGGCTCTCCCCGGAGTGGggtgaggagctgagggagaatggcgggggtcccccaccccaccttcatgCCTCCACTCCTCCCCGAGAGATGGAGGCACTGGGCCCCCTCCTCGGggctggagggcagccctggggaggcCGGACACATGCCGCCACCCAGGAAATGCgcctcggggggtgggggtggggaccggaGCCCATGGAGCTCAGGAGCTGGGTCTGAAGGGAGGTTTGCCGGgcctgaggggggcaggggctcagggggtgcctctgggggcggggtgggagggcagggacacagaggcccaggacagaggggatcTGGCGGATGTCAGGGCCCACGGTGAGCCCGGGAAGGCTgcggaggagcaggagggagccaGATGGTGGCGGCGGGTGCAGCAGGCCTGGCACCACCGGGTACccgagagcctgaggcctggtgtggcgggagcagatgctgaggggggcggagggagggtcTAGGGCTAAGGAGAGGCGAGGGATGGACCATTGACAGGGACAAAGGGGACCCCGTCGGAGGGTCGTAAGAGCTGTGAGGACCCCTGGGATGGGGATTTGCCCTCACTTGGGAGTATGGGTGCTCAGACTTCCACATACTGGTCTCCCGAGAGCCTGGGGGCCCCTGGCTTCAGGAGCAGGGCCTAGGACAcgtgggcagaggggagggccccgggtgcTGCTGGGATTCCCAGGGAGGATGGGTAAGAGGCCCAGGGGACCCCACACCCCAGCCCAGAGTCGTCCCGGGAAGGTCGTGGGGGGGATGGGAACACGTGGTGAGGCCCCACTTCCACATCCGGGCTCTGGGAGACCAGGGGGCTGGTGTTCAGAGCAGGGCCTCcctgaggggcagagggtgggcccAGGTCCTGCTGGGTTCCTGGCGAGGATGTCCATGGAGGACGGAGTGACCCTGCACCCCAGTCCACAGTCAGTCCCGGGAGGCAGGCTGAGTGGAGCCCggcagaggcccaggcacccagggagccccgccagcaggggtggggaagaagggccCAGGGAGCCTGTCCGCTGCCCCGCAGCTGAGCCCCCTCTGTCAGCCCTGGGAAGCCCCCAAGCTGTGTCATGGTCCTGATGGAAAGAAGGTCACTCCCTGTCCCCGGTGGGGtctgggtggaggggagggcctgggtgTGAGCGGCCTGGCCTCCGGTCGTCTGCCGAGGGGGCCAGGGTCAGCTAGGGCTGGAGGCGAGGAACCCCAAGGGACCAAGACCCCCGAGGGAGTGGGTTCCCAGGGAGCCCCCAACACCACGGCCCTGCCACTGCTTCAGCCTCGGGAGCCtgccgggggggagggggtggataAGTCCCGAGCTGCATGAACGCTTATGCGACAGGGCCTCCCACACCTGTGGCCATTGGGCTGGAGCACTGCCTCCAGGGTGTGGGAGGCGGTGGggtcgggtggggtggggggcaatggcCCACGTGGAGCTGGAGGCCAAGGCCAGGACCACAGGGGCACTGCAGCCCTAGGGACGCAGCCTAGAATGGGTCCTGGGAGCCCCCGGGGCCCGATGACCACCTGGGGCGTGCCCTGGCTTGGCAGCCAAGTCTCCTAGAGCCTGGGGGCTTGGAGGAAGGAGCAGGGTTGGAGACTGCCCAGGGCCGACCCGGGGCTTGAGGGGATTGAAAGTGAGGACCAGAGGGAGGACTGACGGACCCTGGGTCCCAGCACGTGcagtccagggaggaaggaggcccccGTGCAAGACGAGCCCATGCTATAGTCCTGATGTCCACCTCTGAGTGTTAGGGCCTGAGGGCTTTTGCTTCAAAGGAACAGGGCCTCAGGGTTATTTGgagagggtgtgtgtggaggGCGTATGGCCAGCGGGGACTCAGGGTGAGGACCTTGGGGACGTCCTGGCTGGCCCCACCTGGCCCATGAGCAAAGAAGCCAGCGCAGTGGAGTGGGACCCTGCCCTGTGGGAAGCCCACGGAGGATGGGAGAGAGCTGGCCCTCAGTGGCATGCTCACTTGTTCCTGGGGCAGGTGAGTGGCAGGAAGGTGGGCTGGCCTGGGGTTGGTATGGTCTTGGTGTGAGGGGCACGTTTCCTCTATGGGAGGCTGGGGGCCCGGAGGAAGAGCAGGCCCTGGCAGGATAATGtttcagggaggggagggcctggaCCTGAGGGTGTGGACGCAGGTCAGCAGAGGAGGCgggtgccctgccctggccctggacCAGGCACTGGCGACAGTCGACGTGACATATGAGGGGATGCCTCCCACAGCAGGATCCCTAGGGACCAGGCCGCCCCAGCCATTTGTGTGGGCCATGGGGAGAGGCGGGACGGGTGGCCCAACTGATTTCTCTGGACTTTGGCTGGTGGGGGGTCGTTGCAGGTGCCCTTGCAAGGAAGGTGCAAGGAGGGTGGCCTCAGGGCTTGCCGCAGTCTTCCCAGGCCTTGTGTGGGGTCCAGGTGAAGACCCAGAggtgccccaccccagcccagatGGAAGCCAGAGCTGGCCCATCCCTTACGCATGATCCAGGAAGAATCCTGGAGACTTTGGCAGGTGTGGCCACGGCTGGGCCCCTGACTTCCTCCTGTGGAGTGTTGGGGACCTGTGTTCTTGCAGGGACAGTTTGGCCTAAGAAGGACAGAGCCGGGGCAGTCTTTTGAGAAGCTAAGGAGGGGATTCCCCACC
The Vulpes vulpes isolate BD-2025 chromosome X, VulVul3, whole genome shotgun sequence genome window above contains:
- the LOC140596134 gene encoding melanoma-associated antigen 8-like — encoded protein: MTQQVRGNPLQWAPQFGTPLDTLAAARPPPGTGSKNWQRSRGLGGRQEALSSGLFFVPPEEGSETAWSPPQSPQSAGPSPSGRAASGWSQVEFAGPSGPEEEIWNPWEVPEYAQPYAQGGDAMLMSGADLVGFLLRKYLDKQPTSQAEVLEVLSPDMQDAWPEIWGQACECMQLVFGVEVKEVDPVAHSYVLVTVLGLSYDGMLSGEQGLPTTGLLVLLLGVILLEGDCAPEQEVWEALGVIGVFAGRQHVIYGEPRELLTHVWVQEGYVEYRQVVGSNPARYEFLWGPRAHEETSKLRVMEYVLWVNSRWPVSSLAPFDEEEWV